One segment of Papaver somniferum cultivar HN1 unplaced genomic scaffold, ASM357369v1 unplaced-scaffold_137, whole genome shotgun sequence DNA contains the following:
- the LOC113334335 gene encoding histone H3.2, giving the protein MARTKQTARKSTGGKAPRKQLATKAARKSAPATGGVKKPHRFRPGTVALREIRKYQKSTELLIRKLPFQRLVREIAQDFKTDLRFQSSAVAALQEAAEAYLVGLFEDTNLCAIHAKRVTIMPKDIQLARRIRGERA; this is encoded by the coding sequence ATGGCTCGTACTAAGCAAACCGCTCGGAAATCCACCGGAGGAAAGGCCCCGAGGAAGCAATTAGCAACAAAAGCAGCTCGTAAATCAGCACCAGCGACCGGAGGAGTGAAGAAACCACACAGATTCAGGCCAGGAACCGTTGCTCTTCGTGAAATCAGGAAATACCAAAAGAGCACTGAACTTCTGATCCGTAAACTACCCTTTCAGCGATTAGTTCGTGAAATCGCTCAAGATTTCAAGACTGATTTAAGGTTTCAGAGTTCAGCAGTTGCAGCTCTACAAGAAGCAGCTGAAGCTTATCTTGTTGGTTTGTTTGAAGATACTAATCTCTGTGCGATTCATGCTAAAAGGGTTACTATTATGCCTAAAGATATTCAACTTGCCAGGAGAATCAGAGGTGAACGTGCTTGA